The Lepus europaeus isolate LE1 chromosome 6, mLepTim1.pri, whole genome shotgun sequence genome includes a window with the following:
- the LOC133762511 gene encoding L-lactate dehydrogenase B chain-like, producing MACAISILGKSLADELALVDVLEDKLKGEMMDLQHGSLFLQTPKIVADKDYSVTANSKIVVVTAGVRQQEGESRLNLVQRNVNVFKFIIPQIVRYSPDCIIIVVSNPVDILTYVTWKLSGLPKHRVIGSGCNLDSARFRYLMAEKLGIHPSSCHGWILGEHRDSSVAVWSGVNVAGVSLQELNPEMGTDNDSENWKEVHKMVVESAYEVIKLKGYTNWAIGLSVADLIESMLKNLSRIHPVSTMVKGMYGIENEIFLSLPCILNARGLTSVINQKLKDDEVAQLKKSADTLWDIQKDLKDL from the coding sequence ATGGCCTGCGCTATTAGCATTCTGGGAAAGTCTCTGGCTGATGAGCTTGCTCTTGTGGATGTCCTGGAAGATAAACTCAAAGGAGAGATGATGGATCTGCAGCATGGGAGTCTGTTTCTCCAGACACCCAAAATCGTGGCAGATAAAGACTACTCCGTGACAGCCAATTCTAAGATTGTGGTGGTGACCGCTGGAGTCCGACAGCAGGAGGGGGAGAGCCGTCTCAACCTGGTGCAGAGAAACGTGAATGTCTTCAAGTTCATTATTCCCCAGATTGTCAGGTACAGTCCCGACTGCATCATCATCGTGGTTTCCAACCCAGTGGACATTCTTACATACGTGACCTGGAAACTAAGTGGACTGCCCAAGCACCGTGTGATTGGAAGTGGGTGCAATCTGGATTCTGCTAGATTTCGCTATCTCATGGCTGAAAAACTTGGCATTCATCCCAGCAGCTGCCATGGATGGATTCTGGGAGAACACAGAGACTCAAGTGTGGCTGTCTGGAGTGGAGTGAATGTGGCAGGTGTTTCtctccaggaactgaatccagagaTGGGAACGGACAACGATAGTGAAAACTGGAAGGAGGTGCACAAGATGGTGGTGGAAAGTGCCTATGAAGTCATCAAGCTAAAAGGGTACACTAACTGGGCTATTGGATTAAGTGTGGCTGATCTCATTGAATCCATGCTGAAAAATCTCTCTAGGATTCACCCAGTGTCCACAATGGTGAAGGGCATGTACGGCATTGAGAACGAAATCTTCCTGAGCCTTCCGTGCATCCTCAATGCCCGGGGATTAACCAGCGTCATCAACCAGAAGCTCAAGGACGATGAGGTTGCCCAGCTCAAGAAAAGTGCAGACACCTTGTGGGACATCCAGAAGGACCTCAAAGACCTGTGA